AATCAACTTAAAGCAGAAGGTTTTACTTGCGTATTGGCGATGCACTTTGCCAATGCCGATGCAGATCACCCACTGAATGATCAACAAATTCAGCAATTCTTAGAAGTTAAAAATGATTGTGCTCCTCTTATGGGGTCTTGCTGTAACTCAGCAGCAATCTATAAATATCGAGAATTGCATTTTGACTTTGTTCGTCCAGGGATCATGCTATATGGTGCGACTCCATTTGCCGATAAAACTGTACATGATCTAGATTTAAAACCAGTCATGACGTTTACCGCTGAAGTAATTGCGTTAAATGATATTCATGCTGGTGAGCATGTGGGCTATGGCTCAACCTTTACCGCTGATCAAGATATGACGCTTGCGATTGTTTCAATTGGTTATGGTGACGGCTATCCACGCGCATTCCCGAAACAAAACTATGTCGCAATCAATGGTCAACAAACCCGTGTGATTGGTCGCGTAGCGATGGATATGATCGCGATTGATGCCACAGGTTTAAACTTAAAACTTGGCACAGAAGTTGAACTTTGGGGCAAAAACCGCCTAGTTGATGATGTGGCTGAAGCCAATGGTACCATTGGTTATGAATTACTTTGCCGTATGAGTGCTCGTCCAGTACGTGTTCTTAAATAGGATGTCACGTATTAAAAAGCCCAACATTAGTTGGGCTTTTTTATGCTAAGCAACGTTCTGCTCATTTTCACTTTCATTTTGGTGCTTTAATATTTCTAAAAGCGTATCCACATGCTTTTGCTCAAATGCATAGGGTTTAAATGCATCAAACCCCATACGCTGACAGCATTGATGAATTTCATCTCGCCGAGAGATATATTTCATGCTCCAATCTGCAAACACCGCTTCATCAATTTGTTTGAACTCAAATAATTTAATATTTGTATGACGTGGATCTTTTTTCAATTTATCTATAAGAGACTGCAAAACCTCTTTGTCCCCTTCAAGACATTGAAAAAAATAGCCTTCAGCAAAATACAAGGCACCTGACACTTGGTGCCGATAATTAAAGTCACGTGCTTCTGCCAAAATATTTCTCAGATCTTCCAAAAGAATAGACTTATCTGAGGTACTTTCACTGATATAGCAGAACTGATACATACGGATGTCTCTTTCTTGTTGTTTTAATCAAAGCTAAGCTAACACGTAACATCAGAAATAGGTAAAATCTAGTGTTATTAAATGTTTAATTAAAATAATCTTCTGTCGGTTTTGGTAGCTCCTGTAGACCTTTTTTTAGCAATTCAGACCACTGTTTACTAATACTCGTGAAATATGGATCATCTTCGGTAATTCGCTTACCCTGCGGCTGTTGCAAGCTGTCACGATGATATACCAAGACATCTAATGGAATACCCACTGACACATTGGAGCGTAATGTCGATGCAAATGAAATCAGTGCACAACGCAGTGCTTCATCAAGTGGCATATCAAAGCTGAGTGCACGGTCAAGTATCGGTTTACCATATTTACTTTCACCAATTTGAAAATACGGCGTATCACGAGTTGCACAAATAAAATTACCTTGTGGGTAAATATTATAGAGCTGCATATCTTGCCCTTTGATTTGCCCACCCACCAATAAACTACAATAATAATTACTTTGTTCCATGGTATCTGCCGTGACATTTTCAATCACATGCTTCAGGGTATTTCCAATCAGCTCTGCTACATCGAACATGGTAGGTAAAGATAAAATATTCGGTTCATGCTTCAGTTCTAAATGATTTTTAATATGACCGATTACCGCCTGAGTCGTTGCCAAATTCCCAGAGGCTTGAATCACGATAAGTCGCTCATCAGGTGTGCCAAAAGTATACAACTTACGGAACACCGAAATATGATCGACCCCTGCATTGGTACGGGTATCACTAATAAATACCATGCCATCTTCAAGTCTTAGGGCGCAACAATAGGTCATCTTAAAATCCTTACTAACAACTTAACACTTGGACGAGGGAATGCATTGATTCCACTCCACCCTTTTCCCTTACTCCACGCACAGGCGCGACATCCCAATAATCGCGACCTACAGCCACATAAATATGCGCTGAAGGCGAAAATAGTTGGTTACTCACATCAAAACAATACCATGCTTGATCAATATAAACTTCAGCCCATGCATGACTCGCCAGATGCGATGCATTTTGTGCATATAGATATCCTGAAACATAACGTGCAGGTACACCTAAATACTTACACATTGCAATAAATATATGGCTATGGTCCTGACAAACGCCCTGCTTGGCATTAAAAGAATCAATTGCAGATGCATGCACCGAAGTACTATTCGATACATACTGCACTCTCTCTAAAACAGCCTGAGCCAATTGCATCAGATTCTGTCGACCAAGCTGTGGCACATACTGGTGTGCAAAAGCTTTCATTTCAGCATTACATTCAGTACAACTGGTCGGCTGTAAAAACAAATTGGGATTGATCTGATCAATCATGCCGTTATCTTGCTTTGACGGCTGTATCTCAATAATGCCTTGTGCCATGATACTTAAATGCTGATACGGCTCTCGCTGAGTACTGGTCATCCAAATATTGTCAAAGGCATCTTTACTCAATTGTTTCTGCCCCGGCACACTGACATGCCAATGCTGTACGTGCTGATGTGCATTTGTCGCAGGCATCATTTTGATGTACTGAATACTGCTAGTCACATCAGCCGTATAGCTATAATGGGTTTGATGATTCACCATCAATTTCATACATCAATCTCAAACATATGTTGAATTGAGTCACTGAAATGATAAAAACGCATTAGATCGGTATTTTGACGTAACTCATTCCAAAATTCTTTTAAGTCTGTCCAACCCATTTCAACCAATTCATCGACAATATAATTGATCTTAGACAGGGTTAATGCAGTATCTCCACCCAATCGTAATTCATGATCGAGCTGCTCCAAGCATTGCCCTAAACTAAAAAATAAAAATACATCAGCAGATTCAGCTTCTAGAATATCCTGACAATCTGAGATGACATCACAAATATATCCTGGATTTTGGTCAGCCGTTTTCACCAGTTTATTCAGTTCGGCATAAGCCTTTGCCGAGAAAACACCGCGTAATTCCTGAATATTGTCTTTAGCAATCTGAAATTGTTGCTTAAATGAAGTTGGCTGTGTTTCATCTAAAACAAGCGCATTTAATGAGGCAGCATCAAATGCAGGTAAACAGAAAGCGTGCGCATAGGCAATCGCTTCATCATCTTTAATAAATGGAAAATGTGCACACAAAAACTGAGTACGAGATAAATAACGTCCTAACCAAAAAATATGCTGTGCATTGGAATTGAGCAAAACCATAACAGATTCCCTTTTTTGTTTATTTCTTATGAATGCAGATTGTCTAAGATCCACGTATCTTTGATGCCGCCACCTTGTGATGAGTTCACCACCAGCGAACCTGCTTGCATCGCAACACGTGTCAAACCGCCTGGCACGATTTCGGTACGGTAAGGTGAACTGAGTACAAATGGTCTTAAATCAATATGACGCTCTGCAATACCATGAGGTGTTAGAGTTGGACACACAGACAGCTCCAATGTTGGCTGAGCGATATAAAGATGCGGTGCTGCCATAATTTTGCTGCGGAAATCTTCAATTTGCTGATTTGAAGATTGTGGTCCGATCAGCATGCCATAACCACCTGAGCCTTGAGCCTCTTTCACCACCAAGGTGCTTAAGTTGTCGAGCACGTATTCCAAATCCTGTGCTTCACGGCACTGATAAGTGGGTACATTCTTTAAGATTGGCTTTTCACCTAAATAAAATTCAATCATCTTATCGACATAAGGATAGATCGACTTATCATCTGCCACGCCTGTACCTGGTGCATTTGCAATCACAACATTGTGACTTAAATATGCAGACATCAAGCCTGCCACACCGAGCGTGCTATCAGGTTTGAAACATAAAGGATCGAGATATGCGTCATCGACACGTCTATAAATAACATCGACCTGTTGACGACCACGGACTGTTTTTACATATACTTTGGAATTTTCAACAAATAAATCACGTGATGTTACTAAAGGCACATCCATTTCCCTTGCGAGGAAAGCGTGTTCATAGTAAGCACTGTTAAAACGTCCTGGCGTTAACACCACAATAAATGGTTTATCAACATATGCATTTTCAGCCAAGATTTCTTTTAAAAGTTGTGGATATTGCTCTATCCCTGAAATATGCGATTGTTCAAATACTTTTGGCATGAGCTTTTGACTGATCTTACGACTTTCAAGCATATAAGACACACCCGATGGCGTTCTTAAATTGTCCTCAAGTACATAAAACTCACCTTTGGAATCGCGAATAATATCAATCCCACTAATTTGGCTGTAGATATTGCCCTTTAATGAATGCTGATACATATGAGGCTGATAGGCCTCGTGGGTTAATACCTGCAACTCAGGCACGATATTAGCTTTTAAAATATCCTGAGAATGATAAATATCATTCAAAAATAAATTTAATGCACGAACACGCTGCGAGCAGCCTAAAGCAACGGTATTCCATTGTTTACGTGCCATGACACGTGGAATCACATCAAAAGGAATTGTTCTTTCAGTACCTGCATCATCGCCATAAACTGTAAATGTAATACCTTCATATAAGAAATGTGATTTTGCATCCTGATTTAATGCGTTTAGTTCTTCTAAGCTATGCTGAGCGAGCCATTCTTCAATCTTTTGTCCAACGATGCCTGACATGGCTTGATCATCGGTCATCTCATTAAAAAACTGAGAAGAAAACTGCTGGAATAATCGTTGTGGTTTTACGGTAACAGAGGCATGTGTATCTTTTGCTTGGTTAAAATTGGCGCTTAATTCGTTTGTGTTAAAATTATCTATTGTCGTGGTGACATTTGTATCCTGATTTTCTTTAAGCATACAAACCTCTTATTGTCATTAATTGTAAGAGATACATAGCAATATTTATGCCATCAACCTGTGTGATCTATCATTAACCGCTGAATAGGTCAGCAACTCAATGGCATTTTTGATTCAACATGTATCAAAAAATAATCGACAACTCGGAATTAAACTTGCTTCTGAAACTGAGATTTTTTATTGTGTAAGCTCTTGTTTAATTCTTTCCTCTTTTACTGTTAGCCAAATATTATGTCCGCACAAGAAAAAGAAACTTCAAATAGCCTGTATCGCCAGTGGCAAATCTTGTCCCGATTAACCACGGGCAAATGGATGGGGACTCGGGAATTACAAGAAATTTTGATTCGTGAAGGTGTCGATATCAGCCTCCGCACGATTCAGCGTGACTTAAATCAAATTGCGCAA
This window of the Acinetobacter sp. NCu2D-2 genome carries:
- a CDS encoding proteasome-type protease, whose protein sequence is MTYCCALRLEDGMVFISDTRTNAGVDHISVFRKLYTFGTPDERLIVIQASGNLATTQAVIGHIKNHLELKHEPNILSLPTMFDVAELIGNTLKHVIENVTADTMEQSNYYCSLLVGGQIKGQDMQLYNIYPQGNFICATRDTPYFQIGESKYGKPILDRALSFDMPLDEALRCALISFASTLRSNVSVGIPLDVLVYHRDSLQQPQGKRITEDDPYFTSISKQWSELLKKGLQELPKPTEDYFN
- a CDS encoding circularly permuted type 2 ATP-grasp protein, whose product is MLKENQDTNVTTTIDNFNTNELSANFNQAKDTHASVTVKPQRLFQQFSSQFFNEMTDDQAMSGIVGQKIEEWLAQHSLEELNALNQDAKSHFLYEGITFTVYGDDAGTERTIPFDVIPRVMARKQWNTVALGCSQRVRALNLFLNDIYHSQDILKANIVPELQVLTHEAYQPHMYQHSLKGNIYSQISGIDIIRDSKGEFYVLEDNLRTPSGVSYMLESRKISQKLMPKVFEQSHISGIEQYPQLLKEILAENAYVDKPFIVVLTPGRFNSAYYEHAFLAREMDVPLVTSRDLFVENSKVYVKTVRGRQQVDVIYRRVDDAYLDPLCFKPDSTLGVAGLMSAYLSHNVVIANAPGTGVADDKSIYPYVDKMIEFYLGEKPILKNVPTYQCREAQDLEYVLDNLSTLVVKEAQGSGGYGMLIGPQSSNQQIEDFRSKIMAAPHLYIAQPTLELSVCPTLTPHGIAERHIDLRPFVLSSPYRTEIVPGGLTRVAMQAGSLVVNSSQGGGIKDTWILDNLHS
- a CDS encoding BLUF domain-containing protein, translated to MYQFCYISESTSDKSILLEDLRNILAEARDFNYRHQVSGALYFAEGYFFQCLEGDKEVLQSLIDKLKKDPRHTNIKLFEFKQIDEAVFADWSMKYISRRDEIHQCCQRMGFDAFKPYAFEQKHVDTLLEILKHQNESENEQNVA
- the alr gene encoding alanine racemase — protein: MRQATVYIDSEALQYNLNRVKQLAPTAKIVSMVKANAYGHGVKDCLAALNATDAFGVACLEEALEIRALGYQQPITLIEGIFSEDEMQIVIENNIECIVHHQAQLDWLLAHKEAYITKGLKVWVKLNSGMNRLGFKIDVIKNVINQLKAEGFTCVLAMHFANADADHPLNDQQIQQFLEVKNDCAPLMGSCCNSAAIYKYRELHFDFVRPGIMLYGATPFADKTVHDLDLKPVMTFTAEVIALNDIHAGEHVGYGSTFTADQDMTLAIVSIGYGDGYPRAFPKQNYVAINGQQTRVIGRVAMDMIAIDATGLNLKLGTEVELWGKNRLVDDVAEANGTIGYELLCRMSARPVRVLK
- a CDS encoding alpha-E domain-containing protein, which translates into the protein MVLLNSNAQHIFWLGRYLSRTQFLCAHFPFIKDDEAIAYAHAFCLPAFDAASLNALVLDETQPTSFKQQFQIAKDNIQELRGVFSAKAYAELNKLVKTADQNPGYICDVISDCQDILEAESADVFLFFSLGQCLEQLDHELRLGGDTALTLSKINYIVDELVEMGWTDLKEFWNELRQNTDLMRFYHFSDSIQHMFEIDV
- a CDS encoding transglutaminase family protein; translation: MKLMVNHQTHYSYTADVTSSIQYIKMMPATNAHQHVQHWHVSVPGQKQLSKDAFDNIWMTSTQREPYQHLSIMAQGIIEIQPSKQDNGMIDQINPNLFLQPTSCTECNAEMKAFAHQYVPQLGRQNLMQLAQAVLERVQYVSNSTSVHASAIDSFNAKQGVCQDHSHIFIAMCKYLGVPARYVSGYLYAQNASHLASHAWAEVYIDQAWYCFDVSNQLFSPSAHIYVAVGRDYWDVAPVRGVREKGGVESMHSLVQVLSC